The region TCACCCGATAGATGGACGCACCGGGAACTCTCGCACGCCACATGGAAACGGTACGCATCTGCGAACATCCCGAGTTTCAGGAGTTCGAGGCCTTTCCCCCCTGCATCAAAGTCAAAAGGTCTTCTGGTGGAATAGTAATCCGTCTCCCTGGCATGGTAGAAGCCGCCAAAGATCTGCTTTTGACTTTCCTCGGTGATCCCGACCCCGGTATCCCGGACCACAAGTTCAACCCCGTCGGGTAAGGCCCCGAGGGAAATGGTGACGGTTCCGCCGTCAGGGGTGTTTTCAATGGCATTCTTGGTCAGGGTCATCAGGCCTTTCTCCACTGCCGATACATTCATCAGCGCATAGGGATCCTCCCTGATTTCGATGTTCATCCGGACATGCCTATGGGATGAGAGAGCCGGGACCATGGCCGCCGCCCGTTCAATAACCGGCTTTAATCTCGACGCCTGCAGATCGATGTCCCTGTGAGGTAGGTGGACTTCAATAATTTCTTCGACGGCATTAAGGGCCTCCGCATGCCCCGGGGTTCCTTCTGCCAGGGCTTGGAGGAGATCAACGGTCTGTTCCACACAGGTCCTGTGCCCGTCTTCCTGATCCGGTGCCTCTGTTCTGACGATGTCCTCCACATCCATCTGAATATCCTGAAGCCGCTTCAGATTCCGCCGGATCCGGTCCAGAATTCTCTGGTTCTCGGGGGTTTCCAGACTCCTCAAAGAGCTGGAGACAATGGAGAGCGGGGTCCTCAACTCATGGGACAGATGGTCCAGGACCCTGCGCCGCGCACGATCCAATGCCTTGAATTGGGTGATGTCCTTAAATACCACCACGATGCCCGGGGTCTCCCATCTGCCGGATTCGAGGCGCAGAAACGATGTGGTCACAGCAAGGTCGAGCAACCGGCCGTCCCGCCTCCTGAAGGGGACCTCCCGGTACAGCCGGGTCTCCCGCTCCTGAATGCCCCGAATCAGGATATCATTAAACCCGTCATTCTCGGCCTGGTCCATGAAGAGCTGCGCATAGGTACGTTCCTGGATGTCTTCGGCGCCGAAACCCAGGAGATCCAGACCAGCGGGATTGATATGGCTGATATGTCCCTGGAAATCAAGGACCAGGACCCCGTCGCTCATGCTTTCTATAATCACCGACGAAAAGGCGTTGTCCATGGGTCAAACCTCAGAAGAATTGACTATCAAATGTCCGGATGAGACGCTGTATCTGTAATCCCGCCTTGCGGGACAACAGGGCGTGGAAGTTGGCGCCCCTATCGGTTAAGATCCCGGATAGGCCCGGTAAATGGGTTTTGCCCAATGCCGCTTTTGGCTGAGGGGATGCCGCGTCCGGAAACCCCACATCTGCTGTCCAGTCAGCTGATTATAATCAGATCCGTTTCCATGCACAAGTCCCTATCCATTTATTCTCAATGGTGATAAGATCAGTGGATTCTCGGCCCCGGCACCAGGCTATCCTTTGCCCAG is a window of Deltaproteobacteria bacterium DNA encoding:
- a CDS encoding PAS domain S-box protein; this encodes MDNAFSSVIIESMSDGVLVLDFQGHISHINPAGLDLLGFGAEDIQERTYAQLFMDQAENDGFNDILIRGIQERETRLYREVPFRRRDGRLLDLAVTTSFLRLESGRWETPGIVVVFKDITQFKALDRARRRVLDHLSHELRTPLSIVSSSLRSLETPENQRILDRIRRNLKRLQDIQMDVEDIVRTEAPDQEDGHRTCVEQTVDLLQALAEGTPGHAEALNAVEEIIEVHLPHRDIDLQASRLKPVIERAAAMVPALSSHRHVRMNIEIREDPYALMNVSAVEKGLMTLTKNAIENTPDGGTVTISLGALPDGVELVVRDTGVGITEESQKQIFGGFYHARETDYYSTRRPFDFDAGGKGLELLKLGMFADAYRFHVACESSRCVHLSGEDATCPGTISQCPHVEDDAGCASAGGTTFSLVFPIATDPDQV